The Spinacia oleracea cultivar Varoflay chromosome 2, BTI_SOV_V1, whole genome shotgun sequence DNA segment ACTGAAAATTTAAACTAAGGTGTTAATTAGGGGTGTGGGTATCAAAATTAATGTATTTTCTTTAACTAACTAGTACAGTATTTATTTGAACTAGTCGGATTCTGTTACTGTCATGGACTCATGGTAGTTGAatataaaatacattaaataaaaaacTGACAATTTTTATATTTGGAATAACATGCATGACATCGCGCGTTAAATAATGCCTCtattatgaaaataaatacTTATTATAAGAATTCCCACCACGGCGGGGTTTGGCAATGATTAGTCATGTATCCTTATCCATGAGGAGCACAGATGCATCTGATTCTGAGTTTCTGATCTAACATGGAATTCCCAATTATTCATCAAATATGACCTGAACCTGTTGGTTTAACCTCTTCCTTTTTACCGAGAATAAGTTCTTTATCAAGTGTTTCTATAAGTCAAAGAAAGAACTGTAGTTCTTCATTTATGTCTCTGTTTCCATATCAAGTGAAAGAACGAACCCTAGCATTCCACTCGCTGCTGCGTGATGGATGGTATCAGTGCCGGAGTTGTGAGCCTCTGTTTCCATGTTCTTCCCAAGCTTTCAAAAAACATTCTTATTGATGATGTATTGATGTGTTGAGATCAGGAAGTAGTAATTGTCAACCCTCTCTTCTTATGGTGTATAAAAGACGACAATCCTTTCTTCTCTTTGGGGTTTGATGGTCTGGATTCCGACCCTAACCCTTGCTCGAAGTTTACTTACCTTTGGCCTCGGCCACTGCCGTTCCCTCAGTCGTTAGTCGTTAGGCTTCTACTCCTTGTGGCCTTTCCATGGGCTTATGATAGGTGAGCTTCTAAGTATGGAAGTCCTGTTCATAGATTGTCCCCAAGtcaataaactgaaaattttgcGTTGTTTACAAACTCCATTGTTTTACCGGCTTgattcttcattttttttctcaCTAAGCTCTGCAGATTATTAGATGGCTTAATTTCCTGTTATTGGGTTAATGCATCCATGCTGGTTAACCTTAGAGCTTCCCTATGTTAACTGCTTATTGCATTGTAGTTAACATAGGGAAGCTCTAAGTTTAACCAGCATGGATGCATTAACCCAATAACAGGAAATTAAGCCAcctattttatatatatttttaatgtaGTATCTAGTATTCACTGTCCATATTATTAAGCACATTTAAAACTTCCTTAGTCCTTTAATACTTGATGCAATTTCTTTCCTTTGAAGCTTCAAAACTTGCAATATTGCTTTTTTTGGCTTgtgatttctctctctttttctcttACATGGGCATTTTACCCATCCTTCATCATAATCACGTGGGCTCCTAAAAACTTGTGCCTTTCCCCTTGTTGCAAGCATTATAGTACGGGGAAAGTATTTTATGAGCAAGAGGCCAAGAGATAATTTGCCAACATCGCATTGCAAGGCTGTATGTATTCATCTGGTCTGAATATATATAATACTGAGTACTAGTATGGTATGAGTCGTATGACTGTTTGAGATGTGTGTATGTAGTATTCTGTTTCATAAAAGTATGTAGACTTTCGGTTATGCTTCTGCTGTTGCTTTCACAGCACAGCTAACATGCATTTACAGGCTGTAGCTGGCTTTGTTAATCATTTGTATGGATATGGTGGAAGTTTCATTTTTGGCATGCAAGTATCTCCTTTTGGTTTAGGTGATTTATGCTCAGATTTTTAAGCCTAGAATTGCTCACTCAAAGCAATATTTGACTTATAATAGCAAATCAGATGCTTCTagaaaaattaatattaataatgtgTTAATCAGACGATACCTTTATCTTCCACTAATCATTTACATTTTCCTCAATATGGGGTTTCCTTGTTTTTCAAATAATTATCTTTTACTTGTAAAGGTTTGAAATTTTATGGTCTGTTGACTTGCCTCAGTTATCTCATTTTGAACTGTTACCTCTTTTGCAGCACACGCCTCGAGTTATCAGCGAAATACCTAATGCAGATGATGCAACCTTTGACCATAATCGGTTAGAAGAAAGGTCGTGGCTATTGCATAGCTGATGTTGCTTAGTTCTGTGCACATGAAATGATGTGTTTTTGGGCAGTTAGAAAAACGTGACTCAATTTCCCAATTCACCACATCTATGaacgaaagtaattttttttttttttactatggcTGTCTAGAATGATCAATTGAAGAGGGGAAAAAAGTATTAGCTGTGGGATTAGTGTCTACAACTCAAAGCAAGAGGGATGGAGAAGTGGAAAAACGTTATATCATTCACCAAAATCCTACGTAACACTTGTCCCTTTAAGATAGAGGTCACAAACAATCATGCTCCCACTGAAGGGAGGTCCCACTTGCTTACATGTGTTTTAGGTCTCACGTTTGTACTTGCATGTGATATTAGGATGGCGGATCCAGATAACTTTCTAGGGGTTTCCCTCTAATGATCAAGACTCGAGAAAAGATTTTAGATCTCTACTTTTAAAATAAGCATCATTTCCTTTTCTTAACTGGTATCCCGTGTCACCACTTTGAGATATGTGAATCGGCGATCTCTTGGAAGGCACATTCCAAAATTACTTTTATTGATACTTCAAAACTCTAGAGGGAATAATACTTCATTACCTTGTTGGCATTTGTTCATGTATATCATCGTAATCTTATTTCTATTTGTCATAGCTTTAATATTTCGTTTCAGATTGGCGACATATGGTTTGGCGGAACTAAAGATCGAGGGAGACGGTAACTGTCAGGTTAGGTTGCAAATAGATGTTCTAACTGTTTCATTGGGAAACTTTATGTCTCGTTAATGTTTCAGTTATTACTTGGATTTTCTATTTTCTCatgtttgtatttttttttctatagaACATTTCGGGGTCTATGTTTTTTCTGTTATCAAAATCTTAGTTAAAAGAATTGGGGACTGATTCAAGCAGTTATGTGTGTCATGAGGAGGTGGATTGTATACTATGTATTGATACCAGATTTACAGTATGTGCTGGGCTTATAGAACTTTGtgattctttttttaatttattgtgCTTGGGAATACTAAGTTCTAGCTTGATCTGTTAATGTCTCTGCAAGATTTTGATTTGTTTTGAGTCACTTGTCcattttaaatcccttaataCCTTTGGATATGAAACCACTATCTGCAGTTTCTAGCAATGTTCTATGCCATCTCTTAGTTTGTTTGAAGGGGATAGCCGCTTCCAGAAAAAGTATATACTCCGTACAACATAATCTTAGATAGACTTTGCAAAATCCTTGCTATCTACACTTGGTACGTTGTTCAGATTGTTCATCTGAATGAGCTTCAACCCAAACTGAAGAAAGTTGTTTGCAAGGATCTTCATTAAATGAATTTGTATTGTTCGTGCTTACATCGCCCCTTCCCCAGAGAATAACAAGAAAATGAGAAGTTCTTGTTTGTATGTTGATAAACTGTTCTATCTGTTGTACAGTTTCGAGCATTAGCAGATCAGTTGTTCAAAAATCCAGATTACCACCGGCATGTGCGGAAGGAGGTTGTTAAGCAGGTCAGCTATTTAGTTATGCTGATCAGTAGCAATGTTGGTTGACATTTTTGTTCCTAGgttaattattcaatgttgcTGGCGACTATTCACTGTTTAGGTCCTATGTTACTCGAACCGGCTAGAAGTGTCGGACACGGGCATGTGTCCAAGTGTTGGACATCggtattttttgaaaaatttgCATGGTTTTGGTTCAAAATGAAGTGTCTAAGTGTCATACCCATGTCCTAGTGGTTTGAGTATTTTTGGttcaaaatgattttagttCAAGGCACAGTGATGATATGCTGCATACTCAAGAGCAGGAAATGATTTTAGATACATAATGTTTGACAAgactttttctatttttatagTACACATGATGGTATTTCATTGTCTTTATTGTCCTTTTCGCTATGTTTTGCAGCTAAAAAGCAGTAGAAAGCTGTATGAAGCCTATGTACCGATGAAGTACAGAAGATACTTGAGGAAGATGAAAAGGTGGGATATGTGACGTGTACTATAAGTTTTCTCTCAATTATAGTTGGACTTGGCTAACAATTGCAGAAGGGTTCTTGTTTGCAGAACAGGGGAGTGGGGAGACCATGTCACCTTGCAAGCAGCTGCAGATCGAGTAAGTGTTCATTTTCGATTTTCTGCAGATAATTTTTATTGGCGTTAAAAACTGTATGATCTTATTATGTGGTTTATACTGTCTAGTACATCAAAGATCTATGTGTTATTGTGTTGTGAATTCGtgtatgtttctgaaatgagtTCTACCAATCTTAAGAAATCATCCGGTTACAAAGACGGACGTTCATTTAGTGTATTAAGCTGTTTGTTAGAACAAACAGTTTGTTGTTACAAACTCACAATGTTTCATGGGTTCATTTATGTTTCATTCCTTCATTATTACTAAGCCACTTAATTTTTACTACATTTAAACTAGGTATCAAATATTAACTCAGACAAGAATATACattctttatttaattaaaaaatgttGCAACATTCAAGGCCAGCATTCTTGATTACTTAAAAGATGTTGCAACATACAAGGCTTTCTTTTTCATTAGCCCCTTCTTCATCTTATTCCTCTGTTTCCCCCAtcttaatttcaattttcagATCGCATGTTTTGCCAACCTAATTTCCTAATTATCTTCTGTCTAGGATACTTTATAGTATGAGATTCTAACCTTTAGCATCTAGAAAACTTTATCCTCGGGGTGCTTGTCAATACTTCCTCATGCCGAACAagtttttcctttcttttatgCTAGAACTCTCCTTATTGGAGTGATACAGTCTAGATAGTTCCTAACCAGAATCTTAATAAGAATGGAGATTAGGGGAAGAATAGCTAGAGTAATATCCAAATTAGAGAAGGAAATTCCAGAGGCTATAGATCCATTGTCAGTTAAGGATGAGAGGAAATTTGGACATAGAAAGAGAGCGGAAAGTTggtatttcatttatttttcccAATCATTGAAATAAGACAGTAAATAGAATTCCACCACATGTTCCAAATACTTGGCTATTGTTATTTCTGTTGCTCTGGGGTTCGAGCTTGGGTAGCTGCCAGTGCCAGCTCATTAGAAGCTTTTTCTTCCAGGTTCAATGCATCTGTCACCTTGCTGAGCTCctctgaattaattgttgattccAAGTCAACATCCCTTTTGCCAAAATTCCTCTTTTTACCGAATCCCAGGTTCCCAGCTCAGCTTCTTCCAAAGTTCTATATTAGACTTTACCCATTTAGACTTGTATCAAGGAGAAAGTGTACTTGTAATAAGATTTGGTCACTACAGTTTGCTCtccttttttgtcctttttctaTTTTCGGAGCTGAACCTCACTAGAAGTGTGATAATACTGCAAATTGACTGCATCAGCTGCCTCAAATTTTTTTACCTCTGAATATATCTTACAATAGTAAAATCTTGTAATTCTTGCACTATACATATTGTCACAAGCAATCTGCGTTCGAGTGTAGTGACTATTTTTACTCatttttgttttcattttaTGCTCTGTTCTAATCTTTCATTTggatctctttttcttttgagaatatAAATTACCCCAACAATTTGATTCATGTCATGTCATCTTAATGACTTGTAGCTTAActcttattttatatttttttaccaCTTCATGATTTGTGTGAGAGGAATTAATTTAGCCATGAGCTGTATCAGATAGATATCATAGAGTtggtttaaattaatttcgaattATCTTGTGGCGCGAGAATTTGACAGTGTTGTCATTATTTACAGTTTGCAGCCAAAATTAATCTGGTCACCTCTTTTCGAGACACTTGCTATATTGAGATCTTGCCTTATGACAAGAACTTTCATAAAGGTAAACAACTTGTGAATATGTCTTTGCTGTCCTTGATTTTCAAAgtatttaatttctttaattccACCGTAGAAAGTTTATAAACAAAGGGTCAGAGATAAGGATAGACTTTGAGCTCATGAAAATGTCTCAATAATAGACCAGGTAACAATTGTAATGTTTGTTCATAATGGTCTTCAATATAGATCTTATCATCAGCCATATGGTCCTTTTTTGCATGTTAATGaattttttgttttcctttatgCCACTTGTTTCTAGTAGGTGTTTCCTGCATTTGTTTTATAAGCATGTCTAGTTGTTTCTAACAGACATTGAGAATGTTTAGACTCGTTAATTATACGTTTGCGGC contains these protein-coding regions:
- the LOC110777847 gene encoding OVARIAN TUMOR DOMAIN-containing deubiquitinating enzyme 11 isoform X1, giving the protein MDNTINENTCNLSGRSSSSASTASLPDTEDDQTIAELLAEEERLGNGGNLLGRRLSHLDSIPHTPRVISEIPNADDATFDHNRLEERLATYGLAELKIEGDGNCQFRALADQLFKNPDYHRHVRKEVVKQLKSSRKLYEAYVPMKYRRYLRKMKRVLVCRTGEWGDHVTLQAAADRFAAKINLVTSFRDTCYIEILPYDKNFHKEIWLSFWSEVHYNSLYDIGDVPSRLPRKKHWLF
- the LOC110777847 gene encoding OVARIAN TUMOR DOMAIN-containing deubiquitinating enzyme 11 isoform X2; translated protein: MDNTINENTCNLSGRSSSSASTASLPDTEDDQTIAELLAEEERLGNGGNLLGRRLSHLDSIPHTPRVISEIPNADDATFDHNRLEERLATYGLAELKIEGDGNCQFRALADQLFKNPDYHRHVRKEVVKQLKSSRKLYEAYVPMKYRRYLRKMKRTGEWGDHVTLQAAADRFAAKINLVTSFRDTCYIEILPYDKNFHKEIWLSFWSEVHYNSLYDIGDVPSRLPRKKHWLF